A region from the Antennarius striatus isolate MH-2024 chromosome 24, ASM4005453v1, whole genome shotgun sequence genome encodes:
- the gart gene encoding trifunctional purine biosynthetic protein adenosine-3 isoform X3, with protein sequence MAEKVLVVGGGGREHALAWKLAQSSLVQQVLVAPGNAGTASCGKISNSEVSVSNHSILAQFCKDHHVGLVVVGPEVPLAAGEPPPLSCLHLHTTSYDFRSNSVLSSGIVDDLTAVGVPCFGPSAKAAQLEASKSFSKAFMERHGIPTARYGSFTDPQEACSYIRTADYPALVVKASGLAAGKGVIVAGDREEACRAVMDIMKDGAFGSAGETVVVEELLQGEEVSCLCFSDGSSVAPMPPAQDHKRLQDGDQGPNTGGMGAYCPTPQVSRELLQEIRETVLQRTVDGMREEGAPYVGVLYAGLMLTPQGPKVLEFNCRFGDPECQVLMPLLQSDLYQVILNTMSGRLASSAPVWHQDSAAVTVVMASAGYPGSYQKGVRITGLSQVEDMGLQVFHAGTALKDGGVVSSGGRVLTVTAVRPSLETALQAANQGVAAVGFPGSVYRRDIGHRAVADLNRHRGLTYKDSGVDIAAGNKLVDMIKPLAKATSRPGCSADLGGFAGLFDLKAAGFVDPILVSGTDGVGTKLKIAQACGRHGGLGQDLVAMCVNDVLAQGAEPLFFLDYFSCGRLDVEVAAAVVGGVAKACQMAGCALLGGETAEMPGVYAPGEYDLAGFCVGAAERGALLPRLSDITEGDALIGVASSGIHSNGFSLVRKVLEKSGLSYSSPAPFSQSGETVGEVLLTPTKIYSRPLLPILRGGAVKAYAHITGGGLLENIPRVLPQELAVDLDASLWSIPPVFSWLQQAGALSEEEMSRTFNCGLGAVLVASPSDAQSVLRQLQAQEAWIVGSLTRRQPGAEPVVVRNLKHSLQNAGPTSRAEPNGSIPLKRTKVGVLISGTGTNLQALIEQARRPSSSAEIVVVISNRPGVQGLKRASLAGIQTRVVDHKLYGSRAEFDGTIDRVLEEFGVELVCLAGFMRILTGTFVRKWNGKKTFEATRSASLNGLTAHVCHREAAEHPPVPAALVQGGERAEAGAAGGGPRRRLHRSFRSGGGGHRSHHRPGGGAGAGGRHRGQPVGQDQRGGAPSLPHRHGAGGQRGGPTGGGRTPPVEEPELETTSVNIDFNIP encoded by the exons ATGGCAGAGAAGGTGCTGGTGGTCGGCGGCGGCGGGCGGGAGCACGCTCTGGCCTGGAAGCTGGCCCAGTCGTCACTAGTTCAGCAGGTCCTGGTCGCCCCCGGTAACGCTGGCACGGCCAGCTGTGGGAAGATCAGCAACTCTG AGGTATCCGTTAGCAACCACAGCATCCTGGCTCAGTTCTGCAAGGACCACCATGTGGGGTTGGTTGTGGTCGGACCAGAGGTTCCCCTGGCAGcaggtgaacccccccccctctcatgTCTACACCTTCATACGACTTCATACGATTTCCGTAGTAACTCCGTCCTCTCCTCAGGCATCGTCGACGACCTGACGGCGGTGGGCGTCCCGTGTTTCGGGCCGTCAGCCAAAGCGGCTCAGCTGGAGGCCAGCAAGAGCTTCTCCAAGGCGTTCATGGAGCGCCACGGCATCCCCACGGCGCGCTACGGCTCCTTCACCGACCCGCAGGAGGCCTGCAGCTACATCCGCAC GGCCGACTACCCGGCGCTGGTGGTGAAGGCCAGCGGCTTGGCGGCGGGGAAGGGAGTGATCGTGGCAGGAGACCGGGAGGAAGCCTGTCGGGCGGTGATGGACATCATGAAG GATGGAGCGTTCGGATCCGCCGGAGAgacggtggtggtggaggagctTCTCCAGGGAGAGGAAGTGTCT TGTCTGTGTTTCAGCGACGGCTCCTCGGTGGCGCCGATGCCTCCGGCGCAGGATCACAAGCGGCTGCAGGATGGCGACCAGGGCCCCAACACTGGCGGCATGGGGGCCTACTGCCCCACCCCTCAG GTGAGCCgtgagctgctgcaggagatcAGAGAGACGGTGCTGCAGAGGACGGTGGACGGGATGAGGGAGGAGGGGGCGCCGTATGTGG GTGTGCTGTACGCGGGGCTGATGTTGACCCCGCAGGGGCCAAAAGTCCTGGAGTTCAACTGTCGCTTTGGAGACCCGGAGTGTCAG gtgCTGATGCCCCTCCTGCAGAGCGACCTTTACCAGGTGATCCTGAACACCATGAGTGGCAGGCTGGCCTCCAGCGCCCCCGTGTGGCACCAGGACAGCGCTGCGGTCACCGTGGTCATGGCCAGTGCCGGATACCCCGGCTCCTACCAGAAGGGAGTGAGGATCACGG GCTTGTCCCAGGTTGAGGACATGGGGCTGCAGGTTTTCCACGCTGGCACCGCCCTGAAGGACGGAGGCGTGGTCTCCAGCGGTGGGCGGGTCCTCACCGTCACGGCGGTCAGGCCGTCCTTGGAGACGGCGCTGCAGGCGGCCAATCAGGGCGTGGCGGCGGTTGGTTTCCCCGGGTCGGTGTACCGCCGGGACATCGGCCACCGGGCCGTCGCCGACCTGAAccgacacag AGGTCTGACCTATAAGGACAGTGGAGTTGACATCGCCGCCGGCAACAAGCTTGTGGACATGATCAAGCCTTTGGCCAAGGCGACGTCCCGCCCTG GCTGCAGCGCAGACCTGGGGGGCTTTGCCGGGCTGTTTGACCTGAAGGCGGCCGGGTTCGTCGACCCCATCCTGGTGTCAGGGACGGACGGCGTCGGGACCAAACTGAAG ATCGCCCAGGCGTGCGGCCGACATGGCGGTCTGGGTCAGGACCTGGTGGCCATGTGCGTGAACGACGTGCTGGCTCAGGGCGCCGAGCCGCTCTTCTTCCTCGACTACTTCTCCTGCGGCCGGCTGGACGTGGAGGTGGCCGCCGCCGTGGTGGGGGGCGTCGCCAAGGCCTGCCAGATGGCCGGCTGCGCCCTGCTGG GTGGCGAGACGGCGGAGATGCCGGGGGTCTACGCCCCGGGTGAGTACGACCTCGCCGGGTTCTGCGTCGGAGCAGCGGAACGAGGAGCCCTGCTGCCCAGGCTGAGTGACATCACCGAGGGAGACGCCCTGATAGGCGTGGCCTCCTCCGGAATCCATAGCAACGGCTTTAGCCTGGTGCGCAAAGTCCTGGAGAAATCCGGCCTGAGCTACAGCTCCCCCGCtcccttcagccaatcaggagagactGTTG GCGAGGTTCTGCTGACGCCGACGAAGATCTACAGCCGCCCGCTGCTGCCGATCCTCCGCGGCGGCGCCGTCAAGGCGTACGCTCACATCACGGGGGGCGGGCTCCTGGAGAACATCCCGCGGGTGCTCCCCCAGGAGCTGGCAGTCGACTTGG ATGCCTCTCTGTGGAGCATCCCTCCCGTGTTCTCCTGGCTCCAGCAGGCGGGGGCGCTGAGCGAGGAGGAAATGTCCCGCACCTTCAACTGCGGCCTGGGGGCGGTGCTGGTGGCGTCGCCCTCCGACGCCCAGAGCGTCCTGCGTCAGCTGCAGGCGCAGGAAGCCTGGATCGTGGGTTCGCTGACCCGCAGGCAACCAG GGGCGGAGCCTGTGGTGGTCCGCAACCTCAAGCACAGCCTGCAAAATGCAGGCCCCACCTCCAGAGCCGAGCCCAATGGAAGCATTCCGCTGAAGAGGACCAAAGTAGGCGTTCTGATCTCTGGGACAG GCACCAACCTGCAGGCGCTCATCGAGCAGGCCAGGCGTCCGTCCAGCTCTGCAGAGATCGTGGTCGTCATCTCCAACCGCCCCGGCGTCCAGGGCCTGAAGAGGGCGTCGCTGGCCGGAATCCAGACGCGG GTGGTGGACCACAAGCTGTACGGGAGCCGGGCGGAGTTCGACGGCACCATCGACCGCGTGCTGGAGGAGTTCGGCGTGGAGCTGGTGTGTCTGGCCGGATTCATGCGGATCCTCACGGGAACGTTTGTCAGGAAGTGGAACGGTAAGAAAACGTTCGAGGCCACACGATCGGCGTCTTTAAACGGTCTGACGGCTCACGTTTGTCACAGGGAAGCTGCTGAACATCCACCCGTCCCTGCTGCCCTCGTTCAAGGGGGTGAACGCGCAGAAGCAGGCGCTGCAGGCGGGGGTCCGCGTCGCCGGCTGCACCGTTCATTTCGTAGCG gaggaggtggacaCAGGAGCCATCATCGTCCAGGAGGCGGTGCCGGTGCTGGGGGGCGACACCGAGGACAGCCTGTCGGACAGGATCAGAGAGGCGGAGCACCGAGCCTTCCCCACCGCCATGGAGCTGGTGGCCAGCGGGGCGGTCCGACTGGGGGAGGACGGACGCCTCCTGTGGAAGAACCAGAGTTAGAAACAACATCTGTAAACATAGATTTTAACATTCCATGA
- the gart gene encoding trifunctional purine biosynthetic protein adenosine-3 isoform X6 yields the protein MAEKVLVVGGGGREHALAWKLAQSSLVQQVLVAPGNAGTASCGKISNSEVSVSNHSILAQFCKDHHVGLVVVGPEVPLAAGIVDDLTAVGVPCFGPSAKAAQLEASKSFSKAFMERHGIPTARYGSFTDPQEACSYIRTADYPALVVKASGLAAGKGVIVAGDREEACRAVMDIMKDGAFGSAGETVVVEELLQGEEVSCLCFSDGSSVAPMPPAQDHKRLQDGDQGPNTGGMGAYCPTPQVSRELLQEIRETVLQRTVDGMREEGAPYVGVLYAGLMLTPQGPKVLEFNCRFGDPECQVLMPLLQSDLYQVILNTMSGRLASSAPVWHQDSAAVTVVMASAGYPGSYQKGVRITGLSQVEDMGLQVFHAGTALKDGGVVSSGGRVLTVTAVRPSLETALQAANQGVAAVGFPGSVYRRDIGHRAVADLNRHRGLTYKDSGVDIAAGNKLVDMIKPLAKATSRPGCSADLGGFAGLFDLKAAGFVDPILVSGTDGVGTKLKIAQACGRHGGLGQDLVAMCVNDVLAQGAEPLFFLDYFSCGRLDVEVAAAVVGGVAKACQMAGCALLGGETAEMPGVYAPGEYDLAGFCVGAAERGALLPRLSDITEGDALIGVASSGIHSNGFSLVRKVLEKSGLSYSSPAPFSQSGETVGEVLLTPTKIYSRPLLPILRGGAVKAYAHITGGGLLENIPRVLPQELAVDLDASLWSIPPVFSWLQQAGALSEEEMSRTFNCGLGAVLVASPSDAQSVLRQLQAQEAWIVGSLTRRQPGAEPVVVRNLKHSLQNAGPTSRAEPNGSIPLKRTKVGVLISGTGTNLQALIEQARRPSSSAEIVVVISNRPGVQGLKRASLAGIQTRVVDHKLYGSRAEFDGTIDRVLEEFGVELVCLAGFMRILTGTFVRKWNGKKTFEATRSASLNGLTAHVCHREAAEHPPVPAALVQGGERAEAGAAGGGPRRRLHRSFRSGGGGHRSHHRPGGGAGAGGRHRGQPVGQDQRGGAPSLPHRHGAGGQRGGPTGGGRTPPVEEPELETTSVNIDFNIP from the exons ATGGCAGAGAAGGTGCTGGTGGTCGGCGGCGGCGGGCGGGAGCACGCTCTGGCCTGGAAGCTGGCCCAGTCGTCACTAGTTCAGCAGGTCCTGGTCGCCCCCGGTAACGCTGGCACGGCCAGCTGTGGGAAGATCAGCAACTCTG AGGTATCCGTTAGCAACCACAGCATCCTGGCTCAGTTCTGCAAGGACCACCATGTGGGGTTGGTTGTGGTCGGACCAGAGGTTCCCCTGGCAGcag GCATCGTCGACGACCTGACGGCGGTGGGCGTCCCGTGTTTCGGGCCGTCAGCCAAAGCGGCTCAGCTGGAGGCCAGCAAGAGCTTCTCCAAGGCGTTCATGGAGCGCCACGGCATCCCCACGGCGCGCTACGGCTCCTTCACCGACCCGCAGGAGGCCTGCAGCTACATCCGCAC GGCCGACTACCCGGCGCTGGTGGTGAAGGCCAGCGGCTTGGCGGCGGGGAAGGGAGTGATCGTGGCAGGAGACCGGGAGGAAGCCTGTCGGGCGGTGATGGACATCATGAAG GATGGAGCGTTCGGATCCGCCGGAGAgacggtggtggtggaggagctTCTCCAGGGAGAGGAAGTGTCT TGTCTGTGTTTCAGCGACGGCTCCTCGGTGGCGCCGATGCCTCCGGCGCAGGATCACAAGCGGCTGCAGGATGGCGACCAGGGCCCCAACACTGGCGGCATGGGGGCCTACTGCCCCACCCCTCAG GTGAGCCgtgagctgctgcaggagatcAGAGAGACGGTGCTGCAGAGGACGGTGGACGGGATGAGGGAGGAGGGGGCGCCGTATGTGG GTGTGCTGTACGCGGGGCTGATGTTGACCCCGCAGGGGCCAAAAGTCCTGGAGTTCAACTGTCGCTTTGGAGACCCGGAGTGTCAG gtgCTGATGCCCCTCCTGCAGAGCGACCTTTACCAGGTGATCCTGAACACCATGAGTGGCAGGCTGGCCTCCAGCGCCCCCGTGTGGCACCAGGACAGCGCTGCGGTCACCGTGGTCATGGCCAGTGCCGGATACCCCGGCTCCTACCAGAAGGGAGTGAGGATCACGG GCTTGTCCCAGGTTGAGGACATGGGGCTGCAGGTTTTCCACGCTGGCACCGCCCTGAAGGACGGAGGCGTGGTCTCCAGCGGTGGGCGGGTCCTCACCGTCACGGCGGTCAGGCCGTCCTTGGAGACGGCGCTGCAGGCGGCCAATCAGGGCGTGGCGGCGGTTGGTTTCCCCGGGTCGGTGTACCGCCGGGACATCGGCCACCGGGCCGTCGCCGACCTGAAccgacacag AGGTCTGACCTATAAGGACAGTGGAGTTGACATCGCCGCCGGCAACAAGCTTGTGGACATGATCAAGCCTTTGGCCAAGGCGACGTCCCGCCCTG GCTGCAGCGCAGACCTGGGGGGCTTTGCCGGGCTGTTTGACCTGAAGGCGGCCGGGTTCGTCGACCCCATCCTGGTGTCAGGGACGGACGGCGTCGGGACCAAACTGAAG ATCGCCCAGGCGTGCGGCCGACATGGCGGTCTGGGTCAGGACCTGGTGGCCATGTGCGTGAACGACGTGCTGGCTCAGGGCGCCGAGCCGCTCTTCTTCCTCGACTACTTCTCCTGCGGCCGGCTGGACGTGGAGGTGGCCGCCGCCGTGGTGGGGGGCGTCGCCAAGGCCTGCCAGATGGCCGGCTGCGCCCTGCTGG GTGGCGAGACGGCGGAGATGCCGGGGGTCTACGCCCCGGGTGAGTACGACCTCGCCGGGTTCTGCGTCGGAGCAGCGGAACGAGGAGCCCTGCTGCCCAGGCTGAGTGACATCACCGAGGGAGACGCCCTGATAGGCGTGGCCTCCTCCGGAATCCATAGCAACGGCTTTAGCCTGGTGCGCAAAGTCCTGGAGAAATCCGGCCTGAGCTACAGCTCCCCCGCtcccttcagccaatcaggagagactGTTG GCGAGGTTCTGCTGACGCCGACGAAGATCTACAGCCGCCCGCTGCTGCCGATCCTCCGCGGCGGCGCCGTCAAGGCGTACGCTCACATCACGGGGGGCGGGCTCCTGGAGAACATCCCGCGGGTGCTCCCCCAGGAGCTGGCAGTCGACTTGG ATGCCTCTCTGTGGAGCATCCCTCCCGTGTTCTCCTGGCTCCAGCAGGCGGGGGCGCTGAGCGAGGAGGAAATGTCCCGCACCTTCAACTGCGGCCTGGGGGCGGTGCTGGTGGCGTCGCCCTCCGACGCCCAGAGCGTCCTGCGTCAGCTGCAGGCGCAGGAAGCCTGGATCGTGGGTTCGCTGACCCGCAGGCAACCAG GGGCGGAGCCTGTGGTGGTCCGCAACCTCAAGCACAGCCTGCAAAATGCAGGCCCCACCTCCAGAGCCGAGCCCAATGGAAGCATTCCGCTGAAGAGGACCAAAGTAGGCGTTCTGATCTCTGGGACAG GCACCAACCTGCAGGCGCTCATCGAGCAGGCCAGGCGTCCGTCCAGCTCTGCAGAGATCGTGGTCGTCATCTCCAACCGCCCCGGCGTCCAGGGCCTGAAGAGGGCGTCGCTGGCCGGAATCCAGACGCGG GTGGTGGACCACAAGCTGTACGGGAGCCGGGCGGAGTTCGACGGCACCATCGACCGCGTGCTGGAGGAGTTCGGCGTGGAGCTGGTGTGTCTGGCCGGATTCATGCGGATCCTCACGGGAACGTTTGTCAGGAAGTGGAACGGTAAGAAAACGTTCGAGGCCACACGATCGGCGTCTTTAAACGGTCTGACGGCTCACGTTTGTCACAGGGAAGCTGCTGAACATCCACCCGTCCCTGCTGCCCTCGTTCAAGGGGGTGAACGCGCAGAAGCAGGCGCTGCAGGCGGGGGTCCGCGTCGCCGGCTGCACCGTTCATTTCGTAGCG gaggaggtggacaCAGGAGCCATCATCGTCCAGGAGGCGGTGCCGGTGCTGGGGGGCGACACCGAGGACAGCCTGTCGGACAGGATCAGAGAGGCGGAGCACCGAGCCTTCCCCACCGCCATGGAGCTGGTGGCCAGCGGGGCGGTCCGACTGGGGGAGGACGGACGCCTCCTGTGGAAGAACCAGAGTTAGAAACAACATCTGTAAACATAGATTTTAACATTCCATGA
- the gart gene encoding trifunctional purine biosynthetic protein adenosine-3 isoform X7: MAEKVLVVGGGGREHALAWKLAQSSLVQQVLVAPGNAGTASCGKISNSEVSVSNHSILAQFCKDHHVGLVVVGPEVPLAAGIVDDLTAVGVPCFGPSAKAAQLEASKSFSKAFMERHGIPTARYGSFTDPQEACSYIRTADYPALVVKASGLAAGKGVIVAGDREEACRAVMDIMKDGAFGSAGETVVVEELLQGEEVSCLCFSDGSSVAPMPPAQDHKRLQDGDQGPNTGGMGAYCPTPQVSRELLQEIRETVLQRTVDGMREEGAPYVGVLYAGLMLTPQGPKVLEFNCRFGDPECQVLMPLLQSDLYQVILNTMSGRLASSAPVWHQDSAAVTVVMASAGYPGSYQKGVRITGLSQVEDMGLQVFHAGTALKDGGVVSSGGRVLTVTAVRPSLETALQAANQGVAAVGFPGSVYRRDIGHRAVADLNRHRGLTYKDSGVDIAAGNKLVDMIKPLAKATSRPGCSADLGGFAGLFDLKAAGFVDPILVSGTDGVGTKLKIAQACGRHGGLGQDLVAMCVNDVLAQGAEPLFFLDYFSCGRLDVEVAAAVVGGVAKACQMAGCALLGGETAEMPGVYAPGEYDLAGFCVGAAERGALLPRLSDITEGDALIGVASSGIHSNGFSLVRKVLEKSGLSYSSPAPFSQSGETVGEVLLTPTKIYSRPLLPILRGGAVKAYAHITGGGLLENIPRVLPQELAVDLDASLWSIPPVFSWLQQAGALSEEEMSRTFNCGLGAVLVASPSDAQSVLRQLQAQEAWIVGSLTRRQPGAEPVVVRNLKHSLQNAGPTSRAEPNGSIPLKRTKVGVLISGTGTNLQALIEQARRPSSSAEIVVVISNRPGVQGLKRASLAGIQTRVVDHKLYGSRAEFDGTIDRVLEEFGVELVCLAGFMRILTGTFVRKWNGKLLNIHPSLLPSFKGVNAQKQALQAGVRVAGCTVHFVAEEVDTGAIIVQEAVPVLGGDTEDSLSDRIREAEHRAFPTAMELVASGAVRLGEDGRLLWKNQS; encoded by the exons ATGGCAGAGAAGGTGCTGGTGGTCGGCGGCGGCGGGCGGGAGCACGCTCTGGCCTGGAAGCTGGCCCAGTCGTCACTAGTTCAGCAGGTCCTGGTCGCCCCCGGTAACGCTGGCACGGCCAGCTGTGGGAAGATCAGCAACTCTG AGGTATCCGTTAGCAACCACAGCATCCTGGCTCAGTTCTGCAAGGACCACCATGTGGGGTTGGTTGTGGTCGGACCAGAGGTTCCCCTGGCAGcag GCATCGTCGACGACCTGACGGCGGTGGGCGTCCCGTGTTTCGGGCCGTCAGCCAAAGCGGCTCAGCTGGAGGCCAGCAAGAGCTTCTCCAAGGCGTTCATGGAGCGCCACGGCATCCCCACGGCGCGCTACGGCTCCTTCACCGACCCGCAGGAGGCCTGCAGCTACATCCGCAC GGCCGACTACCCGGCGCTGGTGGTGAAGGCCAGCGGCTTGGCGGCGGGGAAGGGAGTGATCGTGGCAGGAGACCGGGAGGAAGCCTGTCGGGCGGTGATGGACATCATGAAG GATGGAGCGTTCGGATCCGCCGGAGAgacggtggtggtggaggagctTCTCCAGGGAGAGGAAGTGTCT TGTCTGTGTTTCAGCGACGGCTCCTCGGTGGCGCCGATGCCTCCGGCGCAGGATCACAAGCGGCTGCAGGATGGCGACCAGGGCCCCAACACTGGCGGCATGGGGGCCTACTGCCCCACCCCTCAG GTGAGCCgtgagctgctgcaggagatcAGAGAGACGGTGCTGCAGAGGACGGTGGACGGGATGAGGGAGGAGGGGGCGCCGTATGTGG GTGTGCTGTACGCGGGGCTGATGTTGACCCCGCAGGGGCCAAAAGTCCTGGAGTTCAACTGTCGCTTTGGAGACCCGGAGTGTCAG gtgCTGATGCCCCTCCTGCAGAGCGACCTTTACCAGGTGATCCTGAACACCATGAGTGGCAGGCTGGCCTCCAGCGCCCCCGTGTGGCACCAGGACAGCGCTGCGGTCACCGTGGTCATGGCCAGTGCCGGATACCCCGGCTCCTACCAGAAGGGAGTGAGGATCACGG GCTTGTCCCAGGTTGAGGACATGGGGCTGCAGGTTTTCCACGCTGGCACCGCCCTGAAGGACGGAGGCGTGGTCTCCAGCGGTGGGCGGGTCCTCACCGTCACGGCGGTCAGGCCGTCCTTGGAGACGGCGCTGCAGGCGGCCAATCAGGGCGTGGCGGCGGTTGGTTTCCCCGGGTCGGTGTACCGCCGGGACATCGGCCACCGGGCCGTCGCCGACCTGAAccgacacag AGGTCTGACCTATAAGGACAGTGGAGTTGACATCGCCGCCGGCAACAAGCTTGTGGACATGATCAAGCCTTTGGCCAAGGCGACGTCCCGCCCTG GCTGCAGCGCAGACCTGGGGGGCTTTGCCGGGCTGTTTGACCTGAAGGCGGCCGGGTTCGTCGACCCCATCCTGGTGTCAGGGACGGACGGCGTCGGGACCAAACTGAAG ATCGCCCAGGCGTGCGGCCGACATGGCGGTCTGGGTCAGGACCTGGTGGCCATGTGCGTGAACGACGTGCTGGCTCAGGGCGCCGAGCCGCTCTTCTTCCTCGACTACTTCTCCTGCGGCCGGCTGGACGTGGAGGTGGCCGCCGCCGTGGTGGGGGGCGTCGCCAAGGCCTGCCAGATGGCCGGCTGCGCCCTGCTGG GTGGCGAGACGGCGGAGATGCCGGGGGTCTACGCCCCGGGTGAGTACGACCTCGCCGGGTTCTGCGTCGGAGCAGCGGAACGAGGAGCCCTGCTGCCCAGGCTGAGTGACATCACCGAGGGAGACGCCCTGATAGGCGTGGCCTCCTCCGGAATCCATAGCAACGGCTTTAGCCTGGTGCGCAAAGTCCTGGAGAAATCCGGCCTGAGCTACAGCTCCCCCGCtcccttcagccaatcaggagagactGTTG GCGAGGTTCTGCTGACGCCGACGAAGATCTACAGCCGCCCGCTGCTGCCGATCCTCCGCGGCGGCGCCGTCAAGGCGTACGCTCACATCACGGGGGGCGGGCTCCTGGAGAACATCCCGCGGGTGCTCCCCCAGGAGCTGGCAGTCGACTTGG ATGCCTCTCTGTGGAGCATCCCTCCCGTGTTCTCCTGGCTCCAGCAGGCGGGGGCGCTGAGCGAGGAGGAAATGTCCCGCACCTTCAACTGCGGCCTGGGGGCGGTGCTGGTGGCGTCGCCCTCCGACGCCCAGAGCGTCCTGCGTCAGCTGCAGGCGCAGGAAGCCTGGATCGTGGGTTCGCTGACCCGCAGGCAACCAG GGGCGGAGCCTGTGGTGGTCCGCAACCTCAAGCACAGCCTGCAAAATGCAGGCCCCACCTCCAGAGCCGAGCCCAATGGAAGCATTCCGCTGAAGAGGACCAAAGTAGGCGTTCTGATCTCTGGGACAG GCACCAACCTGCAGGCGCTCATCGAGCAGGCCAGGCGTCCGTCCAGCTCTGCAGAGATCGTGGTCGTCATCTCCAACCGCCCCGGCGTCCAGGGCCTGAAGAGGGCGTCGCTGGCCGGAATCCAGACGCGG GTGGTGGACCACAAGCTGTACGGGAGCCGGGCGGAGTTCGACGGCACCATCGACCGCGTGCTGGAGGAGTTCGGCGTGGAGCTGGTGTGTCTGGCCGGATTCATGCGGATCCTCACGGGAACGTTTGTCAGGAAGTGGAACG GGAAGCTGCTGAACATCCACCCGTCCCTGCTGCCCTCGTTCAAGGGGGTGAACGCGCAGAAGCAGGCGCTGCAGGCGGGGGTCCGCGTCGCCGGCTGCACCGTTCATTTCGTAGCG gaggaggtggacaCAGGAGCCATCATCGTCCAGGAGGCGGTGCCGGTGCTGGGGGGCGACACCGAGGACAGCCTGTCGGACAGGATCAGAGAGGCGGAGCACCGAGCCTTCCCCACCGCCATGGAGCTGGTGGCCAGCGGGGCGGTCCGACTGGGGGAGGACGGACGCCTCCTGTGGAAGAACCAGAGTTAG